Below is a window of bacterium DNA.
AAGAGCGGACAACGGCCTTCGTATTCGAGGACGTAATTGAAGGTGGGCGAGAGAATTTCCTCTTTGACACCGAGGCCTCTGCCGATACCGCGCGCGACGACGGATTTACCGGCGCCGAGTTCGCCGGAGAGACAGACGACATCGCCCGGACGGAGTCGTTTCGCGAACTCTTCCGCCCAGGCGAGTGTTTCCTCTGTCGAGTGCGTAATCAACCCTGATAGTCGTAAATCATGATGGGTTCGATACCGTTCAGGCGCAGGTAGATGGTCAATGCGCCGCGATGGTGCCAGTGTTCATCCACGGCAAAGAAGGGCATTTGCCAGCAATCAAACGTGGTGCCCCATGCTTCGAACTTGCGAGTGAGGTCGGCATCGGTGACGGTTTCCCACGTTTTCAAGGCGGAGGCGAACATGTCGTCCACGAACTTGTTGAGGTCGGCTTTGGAGTTGATATTGCCGGGAGTGTCTTCGTAGAACTTGGCGTCTTTGGCCATTTTCATCATGGCATCGAGGGAGCCGTACATGTGTTGGACGGTTTCCGACCATGAGCGCACTTCGGGGACGGGCTTGAAGTTCAGCTTGTCATCGGGCATTTGGTCAACGATGCGGCGGGTGACGCCGTGAATCATTTTGAAGTAGTCGAGACGCGGCTGGATCATCATTTTCGACATCTGCATGGGTGGGTCCTTTTTTGTTGATTTTTAGGCAGTTACATAGATGCGGACGGATCCATGCAATATATGAACATTTGGGCAAAGAGTCAAGGGGGAGAGCTAAAACAACTGAATTCCGGCCAGCAGTTGGATGCCGTGAGTTTTGACATTGGGCGCGGGATAGCCGGGCGCACTTTCGGCCCAACCACCCATGTTGGTCAAGCCGCGATTGTATTTTAATTCAAGCGCAATCGCACGGCTGCCAAGTGAAAATTCTACGCCGCCGCCAATGTTGAGCGAGAAGTTGGTGTCTTTCCATGCGCCGCCGGAATCAAATTTGTCGCCGCCCACTTTCACACCATCGGCAAGCGTGAGACCGAGTTCTGGTCCGGCTTCAAGAAATGGGCGGATAACTTTGGTCGGGAAGTAATAAACGAGAAACGGCGTGACGGTCAATTCATCGGCAATTACCGTAACATCATAACTAAAGATTTCGTACTTCGC
It encodes the following:
- the tsaE gene encoding tRNA (adenosine(37)-N6)-threonylcarbamoyltransferase complex ATPase subunit type 1 TsaE encodes the protein MITHSTEETLAWAEEFAKRLRPGDVVCLSGELGAGKSVVARGIGRGLGVKEEILSPTFNYVLEYEGRCPLFHADLYRIDNADDFIALGLEEYFERDGIFLIEWPERISGILPDSCYHIHLDILPNMAERAILLSEPRS
- a CDS encoding DinB family protein, with translation MQMSKMMIQPRLDYFKMIHGVTRRIVDQMPDDKLNFKPVPEVRSWSETVQHMYGSLDAMMKMAKDAKFYEDTPGNINSKADLNKFVDDMFASALKTWETVTDADLTRKFEAWGTTFDCWQMPFFAVDEHWHHRGALTIYLRLNGIEPIMIYDYQG
- a CDS encoding PorT family protein, translating into MRKLLLISLCLMATTAFSAPRFGVKGGAMLGNVDEDFLVHPTASETTNRTGLVVGVWGETPLVVLEGFAIRGDVLYAQKGAKYEIFSYDVTVIADELTVTPFLVYYFPTKVIRPFLEAGPELGLTLADGVKVGGDKFDSGGAWKDTNFSLNIGGGVEFSLGSRAIALELKYNRGLTNMGGWAESAPGYPAPNVKTHGIQLLAGIQLF